The following DNA comes from Dehalococcoidia bacterium.
GGCGAACCGAATATACGGCGCTGAGAGGTCGATGCCGATCACTTCAGCCTCCGGCCACAGCTCGGCGAAGGCGAAGGCGGTCGTGCCAGTGCCCGTGCCGATGTCGAGGACGCGCCGGAGCGCTCGTCCTGCGTGGATGCGGGCAAGGTGTTCGCGGATCTGCTCCTCGCGCGTAAACGTGAAGCGCGTCCGCGCCAAGTAGACAAGCCGCGGAATGCGCGGATTGGTATGCGCTCCCGGCTGGAAATGCACCGGCGTGAACCAATAGGCCGGGAAGTCAGGGATCGGTGCGCCGGGCGGCAGAACGTCGCTCAGGTCGGCCGGACCGTCATAAGCGGGACACATCTCCACCCATTCGCGAAGGACCTCGACTGCCCGCTTCGGGTCGGTGTGGGCAAGCCCGAACATCCAGCGCTCAAACGGGGTCATCTCCTGATAGATCGTCTCGCGCGTGATCGGGGTCGGCTGCGGCTCATGAGGGGCAAGCTCGAGTGCCATCGCGTCCTCCTCCTCCCAATGCGGGAAGCATATCAGCCCCTCATCCTCCTGCAAGGTCCAACTCGATATTGGCTCTTGTGTCTACACATTCTCGCGCTACACTCCCCAAAAACAGCGAGGGAGGAGACGGTGACCGAACAACTCGGCCCGGCGCGGCTCGACGAGGCAGTGGCGTGGTTTGAAGAGAATGCCGCGGCGGCTCGTGCGGTGATCGTCGCCCTCTCGCCCGAGTCGCTGCGGGTCGTTCCCGACGGCGAGCCGTGGAACGTCGCCTCGATCGTCAGCCACATGGGGGCTGCGCTCCATTTCTCGCTCGCCGTCGAAGCAGTGATGCGGGGCGGTCCTCCGCTGGGCCCGGAGGTGTTCGCCGAGAACCGAGCGAAGGTCGAAGCGGCCGCCGGCGCGTCGAAAGAGGACCTGCTCGCCGCCTTCGATGAAGGGGTGGCCGCCTTCCGGCAGCACCTCGCCTCGCTCGACGAGGAGGAATACGGGCGGGTCTACACGATGCGCGACCCGTTCGGCCGCGAGACGACTTGGAGTTCGCGCTTCGGCGTCTGGCGGCAGGTGACGCATCTGCAGGAGCATGTCGCCCAGATCCGCGACTGGCTTGCCCGCGGGTCAGCGCCGACCGCCTGAGCCCTCTCAGGTGAGGAGACGGCGTTCGACCGGCCGGCCACGCGCCAGCCACTCCTGCACTTGCTCCAGATGCTCGCGCAGGTGGTCGATAGAGCTTTGGAGCACGGCGGGCAGAGAGACGTCGACCTGCCGGCCGCTCGGCATGGTCACCGGCGTGACAGCAAAGAATGCGTCTTCGGCGAGCGCCGCAACGTAGGCGCGCGTTGCTGCCACGCGCTGATCGATGAGCGCGAGCAGTTCCTCCCGGGATGGAAGCTCGTCGACAGGCGGGTCATAGATCCGCATGTCGGCCGATGTCGCTTCGCGCGTGGTTAGGGCGATCTGGTGGAGGTCGCGAGGATAGGTCAACCCGGCCGCGGCGTGATACAGGATCTGGGCGACAGTCCACGCTTCGCCCGCTACCCCGACCGACAGCTCCTCCTCGCTCAGCCGCGAAACGGTCTCCCGAAGCCGCGCGACGTGCGCCTCCCACTCGCGCAGGGCCTTCGCCCGCAGCTCGCTCGGCGGCTGCTCCGTCACTCTCCCCTCTCCTCGGTCTCAAAACCTGCCGTTAAGATACCCGATAGTGCTCTCGTCTCAATGACGGGGAAAGGGATGGGAGGGTGAACGGGTGCAGAGCAAAGCAATCCCGGTGCCTTGGGGAGGGGTGACCCCCTCAACGCTCGTCGCTCCGCTGCTCCTCGCAGCACTTCTCTTCGCCCAGGTCCTCTTGGGAGCGGCTCTTCGGAACGGGCCTTTTCAGGATGAGGCCACATTCATCTATGCGGGGCGGCAGTACGTTGAGGCGCTCACCGGGGGCCCCCCAGTCACCGAGGAGTATGCACGCTACTTCGCGGGCCTCCCCTATCTCCAGCCTTTGGCGCTCGGCGCTCTCGCCATGGTCGGCGGGCTCGAGGCGGCGCGCGCGCTCTCCACTGCTATGCTCCTTGCGGTTACGCTCGGCGTGTTTCTCCTCACGCGCCTTCTCTTCGACGAGCGAAGCGCCCTGTTCGCTGCGGCGGTCTTTGCCTTCCAAGCGCCGGTGCTCTTCATCAGCCGGCTTGCGACCTACGATTCGGGCTGTTTGCTCCTCCTGACGTTCGCTGCGGTGATGGCTGTCGGTGCCGCGCACTCTCGCGGCGGCCGTGGGCTCGACCTTGCAGCAGGTGCCGCCCTGCTCGTCGCCGGCGCCTTTCTTGTCAAGTATTCGGCGCTCATGTTTGTGCCGGTCATCGTCGCGCTGCTCGGCGCCGAAGCGTGGCGGAGAGCAGGGGCGCGGCGCGCGATGGTCCTCGTTGCGACGATGCTCGCCGTGTGGGCAGGAGTGGCCGCGCTCAGCTTCGTCTTTCTCGCCGGCTCGCTCGCGCAAGATGTTCGGAACGGCGTCACCTTCAGCGTTTCGGTGACCCGCATCAGCCCCAGCGACGTCGAACGTCTGCTCCGCGAGCGGTTCGTGGAACTGACCGCCGGCCTCTGCCTCCTGAGCGCCGCCGGCGCCCTCCTGACCGCACGCCAGCGGCCGCTACTCGCGGCGGTGCTGGCCGGCGGCTTCCTCCTTGCGCCCCTCTATCACGCCGTCCGCGGCGAGATGGTCTCGCTGCAGAAGCACGTAGCGTACGGCGCGATCTTCGCAGCGCCCCTTGCCGGATCTGCTCTCGCCCGCTGGTGGGGGAGCAGCGGCGACCTCGGGCTGGGGATCCGACGGGTGAGCAGCGGTCTCGTGATCTGCCTGCTCGCCTTCAGCGGCGTCAGCGGGGCACGGCTTCTCTACAGCGAGTGGCCAGATGGGCAGAGCGCCGCCGAAATAATGCGACGCGAACTGACCCCCTCAAGTAAGGTCTTGGCTGAGGAGGTCGAGATCGTGCGCCTCACCGCCTATGGGCTGCTGCCAGACAAAAACTGGGTGAGTACTGAGTGGGTCGGTCCCTCCTACGCGTGGCCCTACCCAGCAAGCCGTGACGGAGCGACGGGGCGAACGGCGATGCGTGAAGCGATTGAAGACGGCTGGTTCGACCTCATCCTGTTTCGCTACGGACCAAGTAACGCCCTTGCTAGGGAGCTGGAGCCTGTCATTCAGGGAAGCGGCCGCTATACCGAGATCGTTCGCCTTCCCTATCGCACTCGCTTCGGCGAAGGGCAGTACGTTCTCTGGAAGCGCGTGGGCTAAGGGTCTTCCCAGCGCGAGAGGTACCAGTCGGGCGCGACGGCACGCGCGAAGGCGGCGAGCACCTCCGGCGACGCATCAATCCGCCAGTCAAAGCCGTGCGTCGCTTCGTTGAACCAGACGAGGGCGCGAACGCGCGGGAAGCGCCGCGGGAGGTCGCGCAGGGTCGCCTCGATCCACGCTGATTTCCGCGGGTCGTCGTGAACCCCGATCTCCGCGATCATCACTGGGCGGCGACTGAGTGCTAGAAGCCGGCGGTACGACTCTTCGGCGATCTCCGGAAATGGGCGCCACCCTCCCCACGGCTCCGCGTTGTAGACGTCGAGCGCAACCCAGTCCACCGTATCGTCGCCCGGAAACATCGGCTCAAAGGCAGCTTCCGGCCGCCAGATCACCCCGGGCGACCAGACCCACTCAACATTGACGGCGCCCTCCTGCTGAAAGATGGCATGGAGCCGCCGCCACGTCGCGACATACTCCGCGGCGGTATTGCCCGCAACCCCCACCGCCCAGGGGTAGCTTCCAAGGTTCATCTCATGTCCCCACCGCAGGAGGACACGTTCGCCGATATCGCGCAGCCCCCGCGCCCAGCTCCGAATGTAGAGGTCGTAGTCGCCGCGGAGGATGGCGGCGAGGCGATAGCGCGGCTGGTCATAGCCGCGACGATAATCCCACGGCTCCCACGTGATCATCGGCGTCCGGCCCAGCTCAAGGACAGCGCGTATCCGCTCCGCGTCGAAGCCGGCATCGGGCGCGCCCCAGCCGACAAACCAGTGGACGATGGCAAATTCCTTCCCGACCGCCGCCTCGAGCGCAGCCAGTTCACGAAGGGAGCCCGGCTGCCAGACGCCGAGCATGATGCGCGTCGGCGGAGAAAAGAGGCAGGAGGAGAGCAAGACCGACAGCCCTACGAGCACTGCAGCGACGCCGAAGCGGGTTACGAGCAGCGCTCGTGCCTCCAGAGAAGAGCAGCCAGCTTCCAGCCAAGCGAGGAGGACACCAACGGAGGGCGGGCCCGCGGCGCCACGTCCCTCCCGTCAGGAGACGTAGCGGAAGCGGTAGGTGCGCCAGTAGCCGACATCGGTGCCGAATGAGGCCATCAGCTTCTTGGCACGGCGCGCCATGGGGTAGCGGCGGAGGGACCGCAAGCCTCGCTGGGCAATACGATAGGGGCTGTACACTTTCTTGCACAACCAGTCGTAGGCTTCCCTCAGCTCGTCGACAGTCATCTGCTTCGGAATAAATGTGACGTGCGAAGTGTCATAATAGCTCCAAGGGACATCAAGCAGCCGCCCTTCGCGCTCAAGCTGGGCGCGTTGCGGCGTTCCCGGATACGGCGTGAGCACCGTCACCGAGACCGAGTCCAATTCGCTCTCGCGAATGAACTTCCACGTCTCTTCGAACGTTTCGAGGGTATCATCGTCAAAGCCGAAGACGAATAGGCCAACCACGCCTATTCCGTGATCATGGCATGTCTTGATCACCTGACGATATTCATCCTGGATTCCGCGCGACTTGCCGCCAAGATTGCGCTTGTTCTTCGGATTGATCGACTCGAAGCCGATAAACAGCTTGTCGAGATGCGCTTCGCGCGCGAGGTCAAGCAATTCGGGATATTTCCCGACCATCTGCTCCGCTTGGGCGGTCCAGCCAGTCAACGGCAGCTTCGCTAGGGCTCGCAGCAGCTGCTCCGTATATTCGGGATTGAGGCGAAAATTCAAGCCGAAATTATCATCAGTAAGAAAGAACCGGCGGATTTTCCGCCGCTCGATCTCTTCGATCACTTCAGGAATTGGCCGAAGCCGCATCTTCTGACCAGAAACGCGAATCGCCGTGCAGAACGAGCAGTTCCGCGGGCAGCCACGCGTGATCTCGAGATACGGCGTCCAGTACTCCCGGTTCTCCGCCACCATTTTGATGACGCGATCGGTGAGCGGAGCAACGCCTTCAAGGCTGTTCCATTCCTCGTCGCAGTAGTACGGCTTTGCGCCGCCCGAAAAGTGATCCTGGACGATTTGCGGCCAGGTGCGATAGGCCTCGCCGACATTGACAATATCCGCCCACTTGGCGACGTCCTCGGGAGAGAGGGTGGCGTGAACGCCGCCAACCGCCACCGTTCCCCCCCGTTCCTTCACCTTCAGCGCAATATCCCGCGCCCGGTCGATCGAATGGGTCATACTCGTGATGCCGACAAGATCGCCCGGACGGATATTCGAATATGGGATCGGCTCGCGATTCTCGTCCCAAATCTCGACCGGGATCGAGTCCGGAACGAGAGAAGCAAGGCGCATGAGGGTATACGGCGACCCCGGAACCCTGCCGAAAACGCGACCATCGCGCTTTGGATAAATCAGGACGACCTTCGCCATCTGATCTCCCAGTTACGCGCTCTGTACATACTCAGGCCGTCCCGTATTGAGGAAAAACCGCCGAGCAGCAGCAGCATAGCGCGGTAGATTTCGCCAGGTGTCAAGCATTGTCATCCGCCGCCAAATGCGGCTCGGTCGCAAGTAGAAGCGGCGGTAGGCTTCATGCCATTTCTTCTCCACAATCTCGGGCGTCGTCTCTCCGATCGAGAAATGAGCACGGTCGCTGTGAATAGCGAGCTCTTCCCAACTCTTCACATGAAACTGTCCTTCACGGACAATGATGTCATACAGTTCTGTGCCGGGATAAGGTGTCGCGATCATGAAGTTGGCAAGATCCGGGTCGAGCTCGATAGCGAAGCGGATCGTCTCTTCCATTGTCTCTTCAGTATCGCCGGGCATCCCAAAAATGAAGAAGCCCATCGTCTGCAGCCCGGCCTTCTTCGCGTTCCGCATCGCCGTTCGCACTTGGTCGAGCGTTTGCTTCTTCTTCATCCGATCGAGGACGGCCTGATTGCCGCTCTCAACGCCGAACCCGACCCGGCGGCATCCCGCCCGCTTCATCAGAAAGAACAGCTCTTCATCGGTGGCATCAGCGCGCATCCCGTGGATTGTGACCCACGGGACATGGGTCAGGTTGTTGTCGATGAGCGCCCGGCACAGTTCTTTGGCTCGAGCGAGGTGGAGATTCCAGACATCATCAGCAACGCCGATCTCGGTCGCTTTGCACTCTTCGATCAGCCAGCGCCACTCGGCGATCACCTCACTGATCTTGCGCGGGCGCCATGTCCGTCCTTCGACGCTGCGCGAGCAGAACGTGCAGGCGTGGGGGCACCCTCGCGAGGTCATAATGGTGAACGACCGTTCTTTCCGCCAGCCATCGGTCATCGGCTGGAGGTTGCTGTACTTCTCGACGTTGAAGAGGTGGAAGGCCGGCCGCGGGAGGGTCGAGAGATCCTTCTGAAAGGGACGGTCAGGGTTGTGGATCACCTCGCCTGTCTCGAGCTTGATCGTCAGCCCCCGGATCTGCCGGAACCGCTCCGCCGCTTCGCTGAGCGGGCGGCCATTCAGTTCCGCGAGGATCGGGAACAGCTCGCGCACTGGCTGCTCGCCCTCGCCGCGCACCACCATATCGACACTCGGCCGTTCGATCTGCTCCAGCGGCTGAATGGTTGGATGGGGCCCGCCCATGATTGTCAAGGCGCCGGCCGCTTTGGCGGCATCTACAGCGTGCCAGGCATCGACAATTTGCGGCGTCGTGGCCGTGACGCCGACAACGTCCCACCCCTCGGCGAGGACTTCCTCATACGGCTGACTTTCCGCCGCGCCGTCGTAAATCCGCACGGTGTGGCCCAGCTCTTCAAGCGCGCCACCAATGTAGGCCAAGCCGAGATGGATCAGCTCAGGCGAGGTCCAGATTTTCGACTTCGGGTTTACCAAGAGCACGCGCATGCGTTCACCCTCGTGTCACAGCCGGATCGGCGACGGCGACCGCTGCGGGTCGCTCGCGGCGTCGTCGCCCGAGGCATCGCGCGCCGCAGGAGTCGGGCGCCGGAGTGCGGAGAGCCAAGCGACGCCGCCGAGGAGCCCCGCGCCGACAATAACTCCCTGCATCAGTAAGGACATCGTCAAGGCTTGCGCCTCGCTCATCACCCCTGCAAGCGACGCGTAGAAGAAGACATAGACCGCTTGCTGGACGCCAAGCCCGTTGATCGAGATCGGCACGAGCAAGACAAAGGCAATGATCGGGTTAAAGACGAAGAAGTAGACGAACGGCGCCTCCGCGCCGATCGCCACGCCGCACAGCCAGTTGACGACCGACGTAACCGTCTGGATGCCGAAAGAAATTGCCGCGGCGGACGCAATCGCCCCGGGAGCGCGCCGGTAGGCGGCAAAGGCGTCGGCGACCGTTCGGCCTGTCATGCGCAGCCGGTTGAGCGGCGGCAGAAGCACGAAAAGATACCTTGCTTGGCGCGTCACCGACCGCGTGATCAGCCCGAGGAACAGCAGCAGGGTCGCAGCGAAAAGCGCAAGCGAGAGGACAGCAACATGCCAGAGCGCTGTCGCGCCGGTCCACATCGCTGCGACCGTTCCGAAGAGCGCTGCCGAGGCGATGAAGACCAGCAGTCCGACGAGGCGGTCGACGATTACCGACGTCGCCGCCGCGGTCCCGTTCACGGCCGAGCGGGAGAGATCGAACGCCCGGACAGCGTCGCCCCCGACATTGCTCGGGAGAAAATTCCCGAAGAAGAGGCCGACGAACGTCGAGCGGAGCAGCTGGCGGAGGGGAACCTCCACCCGCTGTGCCCGTAGGAGGACCCCCCACTTGTAGGCATTCATCGCAATCGCAAGGAGGTAGAGCGCGAAAGCGAGCAGGATGATGCGCACATCCGCTCCGCGCGCTTCCGCTGCAATCCGTGCCGGGTTATCCTGGGCGATAAGCCACGCGACCAGCGCCAGACTGATCGTCAGGCGGAGGAGGAAGGAGAGCAGCGGCCTCACTTCGCCTCACGAAGACCGGGTGGGCGCGGAGCGACTGCTGGCGGAAGCGACGCCTTCTCCAGGTCGACCCGCTTCGTCGACCATGCCATCTCCCAGATGACATGCTTCCGGCCGCGAATGTAGTAGTCGTACGCGCCGAGCATGCGCGCAAACAGCTCGAGCGCGCCGGCCGTGAAGATAAACACCACCATCCGCAGGAGCCGATAGATCTCCTGCGCCGCAAGGCGGGCGACCACGGCGGAGTTGAGGCTGGCCACTTTGTAGCCGTACTTGTGCTTCAGGTGCAGATGACCCGCATGGTTGCGCCGCCGCTGCCGAATGAATTCCGCAATCGACTCAGGCCCCATGTTATAGACGACTGCGTTCGGCGCATAGACAACGCGCAG
Coding sequences within:
- a CDS encoding glycosyltransferase family 39 protein, translated to MQSKAIPVPWGGVTPSTLVAPLLLAALLFAQVLLGAALRNGPFQDEATFIYAGRQYVEALTGGPPVTEEYARYFAGLPYLQPLALGALAMVGGLEAARALSTAMLLAVTLGVFLLTRLLFDERSALFAAAVFAFQAPVLFISRLATYDSGCLLLLTFAAVMAVGAAHSRGGRGLDLAAGAALLVAGAFLVKYSALMFVPVIVALLGAEAWRRAGARRAMVLVATMLAVWAGVAALSFVFLAGSLAQDVRNGVTFSVSVTRISPSDVERLLRERFVELTAGLCLLSAAGALLTARQRPLLAAVLAGGFLLAPLYHAVRGEMVSLQKHVAYGAIFAAPLAGSALARWWGSSGDLGLGIRRVSSGLVICLLAFSGVSGARLLYSEWPDGQSAAEIMRRELTPSSKVLAEEVEIVRLTAYGLLPDKNWVSTEWVGPSYAWPYPASRDGATGRTAMREAIEDGWFDLILFRYGPSNALARELEPVIQGSGRYTEIVRLPYRTRFGEGQYVLWKRVG
- a CDS encoding B12-binding domain-containing radical SAM protein produces the protein MRVLLVNPKSKIWTSPELIHLGLAYIGGALEELGHTVRIYDGAAESQPYEEVLAEGWDVVGVTATTPQIVDAWHAVDAAKAAGALTIMGGPHPTIQPLEQIERPSVDMVVRGEGEQPVRELFPILAELNGRPLSEAAERFRQIRGLTIKLETGEVIHNPDRPFQKDLSTLPRPAFHLFNVEKYSNLQPMTDGWRKERSFTIMTSRGCPHACTFCSRSVEGRTWRPRKISEVIAEWRWLIEECKATEIGVADDVWNLHLARAKELCRALIDNNLTHVPWVTIHGMRADATDEELFFLMKRAGCRRVGFGVESGNQAVLDRMKKKQTLDQVRTAMRNAKKAGLQTMGFFIFGMPGDTEETMEETIRFAIELDPDLANFMIATPYPGTELYDIIVREGQFHVKSWEELAIHSDRAHFSIGETTPEIVEKKWHEAYRRFYLRPSRIWRRMTMLDTWRNLPRYAAAARRFFLNTGRPEYVQSA
- a CDS encoding flippase-like domain-containing protein, yielding MRPLLSFLLRLTISLALVAWLIAQDNPARIAAEARGADVRIILLAFALYLLAIAMNAYKWGVLLRAQRVEVPLRQLLRSTFVGLFFGNFLPSNVGGDAVRAFDLSRSAVNGTAAATSVIVDRLVGLLVFIASAALFGTVAAMWTGATALWHVAVLSLALFAATLLLFLGLITRSVTRQARYLFVLLPPLNRLRMTGRTVADAFAAYRRAPGAIASAAAISFGIQTVTSVVNWLCGVAIGAEAPFVYFFVFNPIIAFVLLVPISINGLGVQQAVYVFFYASLAGVMSEAQALTMSLLMQGVIVGAGLLGGVAWLSALRRPTPAARDASGDDAASDPQRSPSPIRL
- a CDS encoding B12-binding domain-containing radical SAM protein; its protein translation is MAKVVLIYPKRDGRVFGRVPGSPYTLMRLASLVPDSIPVEIWDENREPIPYSNIRPGDLVGITSMTHSIDRARDIALKVKERGGTVAVGGVHATLSPEDVAKWADIVNVGEAYRTWPQIVQDHFSGGAKPYYCDEEWNSLEGVAPLTDRVIKMVAENREYWTPYLEITRGCPRNCSFCTAIRVSGQKMRLRPIPEVIEEIERRKIRRFFLTDDNFGLNFRLNPEYTEQLLRALAKLPLTGWTAQAEQMVGKYPELLDLAREAHLDKLFIGFESINPKNKRNLGGKSRGIQDEYRQVIKTCHDHGIGVVGLFVFGFDDDTLETFEETWKFIRESELDSVSVTVLTPYPGTPQRAQLEREGRLLDVPWSYYDTSHVTFIPKQMTVDELREAYDWLCKKVYSPYRIAQRGLRSLRRYPMARRAKKLMASFGTDVGYWRTYRFRYVS
- a CDS encoding class I SAM-dependent methyltransferase, with amino-acid sequence MALELAPHEPQPTPITRETIYQEMTPFERWMFGLAHTDPKRAVEVLREWVEMCPAYDGPADLSDVLPPGAPIPDFPAYWFTPVHFQPGAHTNPRIPRLVYLARTRFTFTREEQIREHLARIHAGRALRRVLDIGTGTGTTAFAFAELWPEAEVIGIDLSAPYIRFARQWAADRGVRNVQFYLQNAQRTVFPDASFDVVHFTYVLHEMPAADARAILAEMFRLIRPGGALSAMEVLYDDTEEARAARAARGAAGPEPFLPEYMALDLERAIAAAGFRNVTRHAAYEDGMVITAERPE
- a CDS encoding glycosyl hydrolase — translated: MLVGLSVLLSSCLFSPPTRIMLGVWQPGSLRELAALEAAVGKEFAIVHWFVGWGAPDAGFDAERIRAVLELGRTPMITWEPWDYRRGYDQPRYRLAAILRGDYDLYIRSWARGLRDIGERVLLRWGHEMNLGSYPWAVGVAGNTAAEYVATWRRLHAIFQQEGAVNVEWVWSPGVIWRPEAAFEPMFPGDDTVDWVALDVYNAEPWGGWRPFPEIAEESYRRLLALSRRPVMIAEIGVHDDPRKSAWIEATLRDLPRRFPRVRALVWFNEATHGFDWRIDASPEVLAAFARAVAPDWYLSRWEDP
- a CDS encoding DinB family protein — protein: MTEQLGPARLDEAVAWFEENAAAARAVIVALSPESLRVVPDGEPWNVASIVSHMGAALHFSLAVEAVMRGGPPLGPEVFAENRAKVEAAAGASKEDLLAAFDEGVAAFRQHLASLDEEEYGRVYTMRDPFGRETTWSSRFGVWRQVTHLQEHVAQIRDWLARGSAPTA
- a CDS encoding DinB family protein; amino-acid sequence: MTEQPPSELRAKALREWEAHVARLRETVSRLSEEELSVGVAGEAWTVAQILYHAAAGLTYPRDLHQIALTTREATSADMRIYDPPVDELPSREELLALIDQRVAATRAYVAALAEDAFFAVTPVTMPSGRQVDVSLPAVLQSSIDHLREHLEQVQEWLARGRPVERRLLT